The DNA region ATCTTTCGCAAACTGTAAAGGAAATAACCGGCAAAACCGCCGGCGAGTTTATTGATGAGATTGTGATCATGGAAGCTAAAGTAGCGCTTAACGATCCGGCATTAACGATAGCTCAAATTGCTACCTATCTCAATTTTGCCGATCAGTTCTTTTTCAGCAAATTCTTCAAAAAACAATGCGGTACCAGTCCCAGTAAGTACCGTCAAACGCCTTAACGGGCATGTGCCTCCCTTCGAGATTCTTCCCAGCCTGCTCTCCTTGCTCCGCATTCGGTAATATACTATCTGTTGTAATTTTAATCGCAAATTAAAAGTATTGTTGCAACACTGTAATTATTATTACCATTCTATTACAATGTTTTTAGTAAAAACGACTTTTTGACATATTGCGCCATCCTTTAAACATTCTGCAAAAACGATAATTGAGCCACTTTTGCCCTGTCATCAGTTGTTGATGCAGCCGGGTGTAATAGTGTGCCCGGTTAAACGCCAGGTTTGTTTATGCCGATAAGGGACACAGGTGCCGAACAATTAATTAAGGACACCGCTAAACACATTTTTTTTGCCGAGGGCCGACTCCATGCCAATACCCAGGATATTGCCGACGCGGCCGGTGTAAGCCGCACCTTATTAAATTACTATTTCCGCACTAAGGATGTTTTAATTGAACAGGTGTTTAAGGAAGCTATGCTTGCTCTAACAACCCGTCTTGATGCCGTTATGGCATCCGACATGCCATTTAAAAGCAAGGTTGAAAGCTTTATAGAATTGTTTTTAACCGAAGCAAACGATTATCCCTACCAGGAAACCTTCCTGATCACCGAGATTAATACAAACATCTGTAAGTACACAAACGAGGCTTGGCCGCATCATATCAATAAGTTCATGGAGCAGATCAGCGCCGAAATGGAAGCGGGTAATATTGAACGGATGAACCCCATGCATTTTGTGCTGAACCTGTTTTCGCTGATGTCATACCCGCTTATCATGGGGCCTATATATAAGAAGGCCTTCAACCTGAGCAATGAAAGTTATACCTGTCTCATTAACGAACGAAAGAAGATGATCTGTAAAATGATTTTCAAGTAAAAAATTTATCCGGTGATTAACGCAATCGTCAAACAAAATAATTTAACATATATCACAATGTCTTCAATATCAATTCACTCCAATAACTACAAGTTAATAT from Mucilaginibacter sp. SJ includes:
- a CDS encoding TetR/AcrR family transcriptional regulator, producing MPIRDTGAEQLIKDTAKHIFFAEGRLHANTQDIADAAGVSRTLLNYYFRTKDVLIEQVFKEAMLALTTRLDAVMASDMPFKSKVESFIELFLTEANDYPYQETFLITEINTNICKYTNEAWPHHINKFMEQISAEMEAGNIERMNPMHFVLNLFSLMSYPLIMGPIYKKAFNLSNESYTCLINERKKMICKMIFK